One part of the Rutidosis leptorrhynchoides isolate AG116_Rl617_1_P2 chromosome 1, CSIRO_AGI_Rlap_v1, whole genome shotgun sequence genome encodes these proteins:
- the LOC139893133 gene encoding uncharacterized protein, which yields MNKIHNRFTHFHGIRLFLSLKPSTNSSSTIFFDPHPWLPTNYTLPSLLAISRTSSPSLLNSLPVNTLHGLSFFKIHCRAFDVLDHIIPDSSSQSSQTSQTTSQTPPKNWAKLDAIVLQWIYGTITNELLLNILSPYSTAQQAWDRLKGIFYDNQNSLAVHLTNQFANTKLEAFSSMSAYCQEMKHIADQLGNIGPKVKEDCLVLQLITGLSDSYDIVASLISHAKKLPTFYEARSMLILEETRTAKQSPVPNHAVLVTTASSPLPRVAAPNHFFNQNNSNRGCTNYRCNGRGHGFANSGRGRMSY from the coding sequence ATGAATAAAATACACAACAGATTTACACACTTTCATGGTATCAGGCTTTTTCTCTCCTTAAAACCCTCCACGAATTCATCTTCTACAATCTTCTTCGATCCACATCCATGGCTTCCAACAAATTACACCCTGCCATCACTGTTAGCAATATCAAGAACTTCATCCCCATCACTCTTGAACTCACTACCAGTCAATACGCTTCATGGACTGAGCTTTTTTAAAATACACTGTCGTGCTTTTGATGTTCTTGACCACATTATTCCTGATTCTTCCTCTCAATCATCGCAAACCTCACAAACCACTTCTCAAACACCTCCCAAAAATTGGGCAAAACTCGACGCCATTGTTCTTCAATGGATTTATGGCACCATAACCAACGAACTTCTTCTCAACATCCTATCTCCATATTCCACTGCTCAACAAGCATGGGATCGTCTTAAGGGAATTTTTTATGACAACCAAAACTCACTGGCAGTCCACCTCACAAATCAATTTGCCAATACCAAGCTTGAAGCATTCTCCTCAATGTCAGCCTACTGTCAAGAGATGAAGCATATTGCCGATCAATTAGGCAACATTGGTCCCAAAGTTAAGGAAGATTGTCTCGTTCTCCAACTCATCACAGGACTGAGCGATAGCTATGATATTGTTGCCTCTCTAATCTCTCATGCCAAAAAGCTTCCTACCTTTTATGAAGCTCGCTCCATGTTAATTCTTGAAGAAACAAGAACGGCTAAACAATCGCCTGTGCCTAATCATGCCGTCCTTGTTACTACTGCATCTTCACCACTACCAAGAGTTGCGGCACCGAATCACTTCTTCAATCAAAATAACTCCAATCGAGGTTGTACTAATTACAGATGCAATGGCCGTGGCCATGGATTTGCAAACAGTGGGCGTGGCCGAATGAGTTACTAA
- the LOC139867645 gene encoding pentatricopeptide repeat-containing protein At2g22410, mitochondrial: protein MIVSNLRFRCCTHKPRTYLIHMLSFQTRSLSPYQNEPKNWNTTHTFILSNPLLILLEKCKSMTQLKQIQARMIVTGLISDGLAASRLIAFCAISDSRDLDYCKMILNNLRNTNVFSWNVMIRGYCEIEKPEESVFLYREMLRRGNGLRPDNHTYPLLLKCCSKLSLTWMGLAVIGHVICLGFGSDLYVNNAVIHLLVSCGRLVDAHKVFDESSVRDLVAWNSIINGYVKSGKPSEALRLYERMLADGIKPDEVTMIGVVSSCAQLENLNFGREFHRYIEENQVKVTVPLGNALMDMYMKCGDMDNARNLFDKMVKKSIVSWTIMVVGYGRYGCMDVAKKLFDKMPERNVVSCNAMIGGYIQAERYKDALALFHAMQDMKIKPDEVTMVYCLSACSQLGALDFGIWIHHYITKHNLNVNVGLGTTLVDMYAKCGNMKKALQVFDEMPSRNSLTWTVIINGLAKHGKSHKAILYFWEMVNVGLTPDEITFLGVLSACCHSGLVNEGRKIFSQMSTRFNVLLENKHYSCMIDLLGRAGLLEEAEELIKSMPTKPDEIVWGALFFACRVHMNVEMGERAAFKLLELDPGDGGTYVLLANMYWEAKMFDKAREVRKLMRSQRVDKTPGCSSIEVNGNVYEFIVRDKSHPQYCEVNECLIHLAKQLEVFEDIHLNSLLASII from the coding sequence ATGATTGTTTCTAACTTGAGGTTTCGTTGCTGTACTCATAAACCTCGTACGTATCTGATACATATGTTGTCCTTCCAAACACGATCACTTTCGCCGTACCAAAACGAGCCGAAAAACTGGAATACAACTCACACTTTCATCCTATCAAACCCGCTCTTAATACTATTGGAAAAATGCAAATCAATGACTCAGTTGAAACAAATTCAGGCACGAATGATTGTTACAGGATTAATCTCGGATGGATTAGCTGCAAGTCGATTAATTGCATTCTGTGCAATTTCAGATTCAAGAGATCTTGATTACTGTAAAATGATACTAAACAATTTACGGAACACGAATGTGTTTTCATGGAATGTTATGATTAGGGGTTACTGCGAGATCGAAAAACCAGAAGAAAGTGTCTTCTTGTATAGGGAGATGTTAAGAAGGGGTAACGGATTGCGTCCCGATAATCACACGTATCCTTTGTTGCTTAAATGTTGTAGCAAGTTGTCGTTGACATGGATGGGTTTGGCAGTAATTGGGCATGTAATTTGTTTAGGTTTTGGTTCCGATTTGTATGTGAATAATGCTGTTATTCATTTGTTGGTATCATGTGGGAGATTGGTTGACGCACACAAGGTGTTCGATGAAAGTTCTGTGAGAGATTTGGTAGCTTGGAATTCTATTATCAATGGATATGTTAAAAGTGGGAAGCCAAGTGAGGCGTTGAGACTGTACGAGCGTATGTTGGCTGACGGAATAAAGCCGGACGAAGTTACGATGATAGGAGTTGTATCGTCGTGTGCTCAACTCGAAAACTTGAATTTTGGGAGGGAATTTCATCGATATATAGAAGAAAATCAAGTAAAGGTAACGGTACCACTTGGTAACGCGTTAATGGACATGTATATGAAATGTGGGGATATGGATAATGCTAGGAATTTATTCGATAAGATGGTTAAAAAGTCGATTGTGTCGTGGACCATTATGGTGGTTGGTTATGGTAGATACGGGTGTATGGATGTTGCCAAGAAACTGTTTGATAAAATGCCTGAAAGAAATGTGGTTTCGTGTAATGCTATGATTGGTGGTTACATTCAAGCCGAACGTTATAAAGATGCGTTAGCTTTATTTCATGCAATGCAAGATATGAAGATTAAACCCGACGAGGTGACCATGGTTTATTGTTTGTCGGCATGTTCACAACTCGGTGCCCTTGATTTTGGAATCTGGATTCATCATTACATTACAAAACACAATCTTAATGTAAATGTTGGTTTAGGTACAACGTTAGTCGATATGTATGCCAAATGTGGCAACATGAAAAAGGCACTCcaagtgttcgatgaaatgcctAGTCGAAATTCTTTAACATGGACCGTTATAATTAACGGTCTTGCTAAGCACGGCAAGTCTCATAAGGCCATATTGTACTTCTGGGAGATGGTTAACGTTGGATTAACGCCGGATGAGATTACATTTCTAGGTGTCTTATCAGCTTGTTGTCATAGTGGTTTAGTAAACGAGGGTCGAAAGATTTTTTCTCAAATGTCAACAAGATTTAATGTTTTGCTCGAAAATAAACATTACTCTTGTATGATTGATCTTCTTGGTAGGGCGGGATTACTAGAAGAAGCCGAAGAACTCATTAAAAGTATGCCAACAAAACCAGACGAAATTGTTTGGGGAGCGTTGTTTTTTGCATGTAGAGTTCATATGAACGTTGAGATGGGTGAACGTGCGGCTTTTAAACTTCTTGAATTGGACCCGGGTGATGGTGGGACCTATGTTTTGTTAGCGAATATGTATTGGGAAGCGAAGATGTTTGATAAAGCTAGGGAAGTGCGAAAGTTGATGAGATCACAACGAGTAGACAAGACACCCGGTTGTAGTTCAATTGAGGTCAATGGAAATGTTTACGAGTTCATTGTTAGGGACAAATCACACCCTCAATATTGTGAAGTAAATGAATGTTTGATTCATTTAGCAAAACAACTTGAGGTGTTTGAAGATATACATTTAAATTCTTTGTTAGCCTCAATAATATGA